One Campylobacter massiliensis DNA window includes the following coding sequences:
- the lolA gene encoding LolA-like outer membrane lipoprotein chaperone, which translates to MKKILAFLLFCASAFAVTLNFVTLQSDFVQTITSENETVDYFGKFYAKSNNRAYWIYERPTPKKIYFDKNRVVVIEDALEQAIISKFEKAPNLIDVVRNAVKITDTLYKAKYDGVEYLITVKNYIPTRIDYEDKLGNKIKITLSNTKKDFKISDDLLTPVIPSYYDVINQ; encoded by the coding sequence ATGAAAAAAATTTTAGCATTTTTGCTCTTTTGCGCCTCGGCTTTCGCAGTTACGTTAAATTTCGTCACGCTTCAAAGCGACTTCGTGCAAACCATCACTAGCGAGAACGAAACGGTCGATTATTTCGGTAAATTTTACGCAAAAAGTAACAACCGTGCCTACTGGATCTACGAGCGTCCGACGCCTAAAAAAATCTACTTTGATAAAAATCGTGTCGTCGTGATCGAGGATGCGCTAGAGCAAGCGATCATCTCAAAATTTGAAAAGGCGCCGAATTTGATCGACGTCGTTAGAAACGCGGTTAAGATCACAGATACGCTTTATAAGGCCAAATACGACGGCGTGGAGTATCTAATCACCGTCAAAAACTACATCCCGACAAGGATCGACTACGAGGATAAGCTCGGCAACAAGATCAAAATCACGTTAAGCAATACGAAAAAGGATTTTAAGATAAGCGATGATTTGCTGACGCCGGTGATACCGTCGTATTATGATGTCATAAACCAATAA